The genomic DNA AACAGCACTTCAGCAACGCGATCCGCCTGGTCATGCGGCTCCGCAATTCCGTCGTCGCCGAACTTCTGCTTCTGGCGGTTTCCTTGGCAGGCGGCTAACTGCGATGTCGTCCGTGAAATGGGACTTCTCCCGTTTGGAAAAAATGTGGTGCTGCGGCTAGCGATGTTGATCGCGCTGCCGCTGCTTCCGCTGACGCTCACGATGATCCCGCTGGAAGAAATGGTCGACCGCGCGATCGCACTGTTGTTCTAGCGAAATTTACGAATTATACTGAAAAAGTGCCGCGAAACGTTCTCGCCGACCCCGTCGCCAAAGGTGAACTATGCACGAAGAAATCGGGCCGATGAATGCCAATTCAAGCCGGAGACTTCGATTCCTTTCGCGGGAGGCCGCTGCTGGGAGCAAATTCGCGGCGGTGATCGTAGCGGTTTGGCTGTTGTTCTTCGCCGCACGGGAGACGTTCGCTCAGGCCGAGAAGCCCAAGATCATCCACGACGCCGAATACTACATTCTCGACGCGCAACACGGCGAGAAGTGGGAGGTCGAGGACCAGGAGCTCGATAAGAAACTCGCTGAACTGCGCCAAAAGTTCGGCCAGCCGCCCAACATTATTCACGTGATGTGGGACGATACGCCGGTCGGCGAGGTGGGGATTCCTTTCATTCAGAAGCAACGCGGCTGGGAGACGCCGAACATCAACCGGCTCGCCGCCGAGGGCATCAACTTCACGCGGATGTATACCGAGCCGTCCTGCACGCAAAGCCGCGCGGCGTTCCTCACCGGACGCCACGCCGTGCGCACGGGAATGACGAAAGTTGGCTTCCCGTATGAATACGGTGGACTTCCTCCCTCCGAAGTGACGCTCGCAGATGTGCTCTCAAAAGCGGGTTACGCCACGGCGTTCTACGGCAAGGCGCATGTCGGCGACATCGAAGCCAGCTACCTGACTAAGCGCGGTTTCGATGAGGCCCTGTGGATGCCGTATAACCAAGCAACGAGCCTCTTCACTCCGCAGGGACAGGCGGCCGGTCTTGCGCCTGCCGTCCTGTTTCCCGAAATGTACCCAAAGGACCCTTACGAGATGGATTTGGGCTGGCGTCCCAGAGGATTTGTGTTCGCTTTGGAAGGCACAAAGGGGGGCCCGGTGCGCGAGTTTGGCCGCGCGCCGAACAACGATGACTATTTGAAGCTCGAGGGCGAGTTTGAGAAACGAACTCTGGCATTTATCCGTAAGAATGCGGCGGCGAACAAACCGTTCTTTGTTGCCTGGTGGCCAGCGCTCGGTTCCTTCCTGCCCTCGCCGAAGAAACTGACGACAAATGGCGGAACGCTGGCGGAGTTGCTCGCCCCGCTCGACGTTCGGATCGGCGTCTTGACGAGCGAGCTCAAGAAACTCGGCATCGCCGAGAACACACTCGTTGTCTTGATGGCCGACAACGGCCCGATGACGCACAACGGCCCGTCCGGAATGATCGAAACCATCTACCGTGGCGGCAAGGGCGACTTCCTCGAAGGCGGAGTGCGTGTGCCGGCAATGGCCTGGTGGCCCGGCGTCATTGCGCCCGGGCAAACCGTCGGCGATATCATCCACGAGACCGATCTGTTTAGCACCTTCGCGCATCTCGGCGGGGCAACCAGTAACATTCCCACTGACCGCATCATCGACGGTGTTGATCAGACGAGCTTGTTCCTGAAAGGCGACGGCTTCAGTCGACGCGACTACGTGTTCATTTACACCGGCGATATCCTGGCCGCGACGGTGAAAGGGCGATACAAGCGCGTCTGGGTGGCAAATAAAGCCGGCGGCTTAGGAGCCGCCTTGTTCGACCTGTACACCGATCCGCGAGAAATGGAGGGCAAGCTGGTCCCGATGCTTCCGGCGAAGGCGATGTTCGATCAGATGATGGCGCGGCACGAGATGTGGATGGCGAAGTTCCCGAACACACCGGAGACCCGTGATTACCCGCTCCAGGGCCTTGAAAACCCTCGCCCGGAAATCAAGGCGCTCGGCGAGCCACGTATTAACGGCAAGGATCTACCTTTCAACCCGTTCGACGTCATCAAGCAACTCAAGGGGTGGGAAGGTTCGGAGTTCGATCAGTCCGAGTGAAGCACGGCGAAGCCGTGTACTCGTCGGACGCGCTAGGGCGGCGGATGGCGCGTCAGGTCGTCGGCCGGCGGGTGGACGTGTCGATGCTGGACGGATGGAACGGCCGCCAGCCAATGACGCGAATCGTCGCGATTGGGGCCCCAGGTAGCTTCCAGGGGAGCGCGTTACAAGAGGCTTTCGAGCAGCCTGCGAGCGATTACGCACAGTCATAGAAGGCCATGCGATCGCAATTTCGAAAACGAAAAGCGCTTATTGACCACATCTCCCCCAAGCCTTCATAATTATCGAACCTCTTCTCGATCACACACTCGTCGCACTTCTGACCTTCGCGACGGCTCCAGCGATGAACCGCAGGAAATTGCAGTATCTCGGCATTTTGGCGCTGGGATCTTTGGTCGGCCCGTACCTCTTGTCGACCGGGTCAACAGCATTCTTGCAGGCGCAGGAGGTTTCCAAGACCGCGAAGCAGGCTCCGACGCCAGCGAGCTCGACGGACATCGCCTTGACGCCCGACGGCCAGCGACTACGGGCACAGAAAATCCGATTCGTCAAATTCCATATCCAAAAGCTTCTTCCAGTCTGAGGCAATCAGAACGGTGACGTCGCCAGACGCACGGTCAACCGCTGCCTTGAACAAGTAGAAGGGATCTCGTTGTCCTCGAATACCGAAAGTCAATTGAACGAACGTGGCGTGATCCTCCGGAATAGCCGACAAGACGCCACGTTCCTCTAGGTCCGGAGGAATCACGCCTTGCGGAAACAACTCTCGGTACTTTCGCAGGCCAACCGTAATTGCTTCGTCGTCTGTCAACATAGTTTTGCCGCGTCATCCGTCCAGGCCGAGTCGAATATTGATCTCATCCATCACACTTGAAAAGAATCGCCCAGGCCCCGAGCCCCATGTGGCACCCCACACGGCGCTTTGCTTTTGCCCAAACGCGTTGAGAACCGCTTTATCACCCAGCGAACCAACTGCTTGGTAGCCCGACGTGTGAGTGTGTCCCGAGAATCTCCATCCCGCTGCCGCGAATTCCTTTGCGCTCGCCTCCGAAAGTTGCGGCACCTTGCCTTCCAGTCCGCGCAGGATCATTCGCTCGCCTTGGCGAGTCGGCATAGCAAACTCATCGCCGGTGTGTAGCATTAGATTGCGCAAATCGTTCATTGAAACCGCCCGCTTTGCAATCGTCGTTTCTGTAACGCTCGCGTTCGATTCCCCGAGCAAAGTCCGTTGAGCGCTCGTCAACGCTCGGGCGTCGCCGAATACCGGCCCGCTGCGTCCGGCCGACACACTGCGGGAGGATTGCGTCAAAGCCTGCTGCGATCCCCGCAGCGCCGAGCCGATCTGTCCGAATGAGGCCAGCGTTGTGAACGATTCGGCGTAGTCCCCCTTCGAGGGTTCCGCGGCGCCGTTCAACCCGAAGCGGCCGCTGGCGTAGAGGTCGACCGTTTCCCAGCCATAGTCGACACGAATCGCGTCGCGAAGCATGTGGCCCACGTTTGCCCCGGGAATGAAGCTCTCGACCTGTCGGACTTTCGCATCCCAGGCTGCCTCGCTGGCTTTGTAGTCGACGTTCTCCTGTTCCATTTGACGGAAATACAGAAGCATGTCCTGCGCCGACATATTTCGTTGGTTTCTCACCAACTTGTCATAAATCCACCTGCTTCCAGGCGTCACTTCGACGCGCGCCAAGCGTGTGTTGTCAAGCACTTCCTGCTCGCGCAAAAACTCCTTAACGCTCGTGATGGGCTGCAGCGCCGGATTGATGCTCGCGGCTTCATTATTTAAGTCACATGACATCGACCGAAATGGATCAACAATGGATGAGCTAATCTCTGTGCCGAAAGTAGTGTTGGTCAGGAACGAAGATGCAAGTCCGCCCGGCCCATCAGATGCCCCGCGAACGGCATCAAGCATGATACGATTCAGCTCGGAGCCACCGCCATTGCCCAGACGCGCCGTCGCCTGCAATCCGTACGGGTCCGTCATCGCCACCGGGTTGTTTTCCGCGTAGCGGTTGAGGTTCACGTCGCCGCTGGAAAAACCGCTGGGGTCTTGGGAGAGGAAGCGGCCGAGTTTGGCGTCGTAGTACCTGGCTCGGTAGTAGTACAGACTTCCGTTCGGGCCAACACCGGGATCGAGTTCACGCCCGGTGTAGGTGAATTGCGGCGGCGGGTGCTCAAGGGACTCCTGCGACAGCGACCGACACCTTGAACTTGGGCGTTTTCGGGATGGTCCAGGGGGATGAAACGACTGCTAACCAGATCATTCAATTGACCGTCGACAAGCAGGGCGTGATCAGTGGCGAGTATTACAACGCGACCACCGACACGACGGAGCCGATCTCGGGATCAGTGGATAAGCAGACGCAACGGGCGGCCTGGACGGTTGGCGATCGAAAAAATGTCGTCTATGAAGCAGGCATTGCCAACCTGACCAAAACGGAATCGACCATGCTCATCCACTATGGCCAGGATCGGACCCAGCAGTGGACCTTGGTTCGGATCGAGGATCCGGAGCCAGGGTCGGGGACGTAGAAGCATTCGCAACACGCGGGTCGCGTTGCTCAACGACTGACAGACACGAGGACGGCAGCGAGCCGAGCGGGTTCGTATCGCTGAGTGCGCCCGCGCGCCGTTTATTCGCGACGGTGTACGATGCGCTGAGTGTGGAAAAGCATCGGGCGTTGGTCGGATGACCGGCCGGCCCGCAATGGGCCGGCAACGGTTAGGTCAAGTCTTCTCGCGGGCGGTAGTCATCGGCGCCGGCCCGATAGAGTTGTTCGGCCTTCAGACGTCATGTCCCTTCGCCGGTCGATTTTCCGCCCATCCTGTTGTGTCCGTAATGGAATGCGATCGCGTACCGAGCGCCAGCGTCAATCGATCCACGGCCGCGTGATCTGCCGGCGACGAGACATATCGTGCGATCGCGCGCACTGCGCGGAGTGCATCGGCACAAGTGTCTACCCAGGCGGCGGCGGAACCGCCGATCGACTCGGAAATGAGTTGATCGAGACCCCTCTCGGATAGCCGCGATACGAACCGCAACGCGGCGCGCATATCCCTCGGCGCCCAGATCGCTTGCCCTGTCGCTGCGACGCGCAACGATTGTTGTAACTTAGCTCTGCTCGAGAAGAGCGGCACAACGCCTTGCAGGCCCCCGAACAGCAACCGGCAGAATTCGCCTCTGGACGGTGGCGCGACATGCGCAAGAATTGGTAGAGCCTGGTATCGCAGGTGAAGTTCCCGAAGGCGACACTTGGTCCCATAATCTGCAAGTGAGCCACCGCACAACGCGACGTCCGGGAGTATTTGCGAATGCAGGGCGGATGAAGTTGAGTCTTTTCGCGAGTGCAGATCGAACTCGGGCGCCCGGAGCGAGCAGACCAACAGCTCACTGAGTAAAGCATCAGGCTCGTCGACCAATACGCGCACGCACATCGTGTTGCTCCTGACGCCGGCCGATGCCGAGTTGCGGTTGCACGCCACGCTTATGCTGTTCGGCTCACACGTCGCAGCGACGCCTGGGCGATATCGCTCAGCGTTCGGCAATTCATGAATTGTTCGGCCCGTGTGCGACGCTTCTGAGTCCAGGACTCCGATAAGGCCTGAACTTCCGGCATCGCTTCAATGATTTCATTGAGCATCGCCGCGGCCCTTTTGCGGAGACCACAGTGCGGAACCCGCGTTTGCAGGCGATGCAACAGTCGTGCGATCTTCACCATTCCGGCCCGCGCGGCGACCTCGGCGTCTTGGTCGTCCGAGACGCCGAACGCCAACTCGTTCGGCGGTACGCGCAGGGCTTCGCTCCAAGCGTGAACTTCGCTCAACAAGAGATCCCGTTCCGGCGCCTCGTGGCGGCCCGCCTCGGCTGTCGTTAGGCCCAGCCTCTTGGCCGCGGTGCGTAGGGAAATCCGTTCGCGAATTCGCGTTTCGCGGATGTGGTGAAAAGTGCGGCGACTCGGTTTGGAATCCTGCTCGGCGGCGTGCTCCAGCGTGTCCACATGCTCAAGTAACTGTTGCATCGCACTGCGCCTTCTGTTGGAAGTTGATGTCCCTGCGGCAGAAACTCGCGACGCGAAGGCCCGGGGAAGCTGAAACGAAACCGATGGAGCCGGAAGTTGCCATCCACGGTGGTGCTCGGTCTCGCCAGCCCCCCAGGCCTTCGCTCGGGCAGACTTTGGTCAACCGGCTAGATTGGGCAGGCCGGCCTTCCAACTATGAACGCGAAAAGCGACCCAAAAACACGCCAAGATTCCGGAAAGAATTCCGTAACGTCCCCGTCTCGGAGGCGGCTGGCGGAGGTGACTCTCGCGCAGAACGGCAAAAACGGCGGCTTGAAGCGCACCGACGTTCGGAAGATAATCGTGGACGGGGTCGGATCGTCACTCGAGCCAAGACAATGTCGCGTCCCACAGTCAACACTTTCGGTCCGGGCGCGGGCCGAAAACTCCGCGTCGATCCTCCGCTGGCGAGTCAACTGCTGCCGTTGGTGTACGACGAACTCCGGCATCTGGCACGACGATACCTGCGTAAGGAGTATGCCGGCCCCAGCCTCCAGCCGACCGCGCTTGTTCACGAGGCTTATCTCCAATTGGCCGAACAACATCGAGTTGAATGGCGCAGCAAGACGCATTTCTTAGCGGTTGGGGCGCTCGCCATGCGGCGCATTCTCGTGGACCATGCCCGGCGGCGGCGCGCTCAGAAGCGCGGTGGCCAACTTTTGCGGATACCGCTGGAGTCCTCGCTCTGCCTCGCTCCTGGTGAGAATCCGGACGTCCTAGCGGTCGACGATGCGCTGCATCGCCTCGCGGAACTCGATCCGCGCCAAGCCCAGATTGCGGAACTCCGTGTCTTCGGCGGGTTGACGCTAGAAGAAACCGCGGAACAACTCGCCCTGTCCAAGCGGACAATCGAACGCGAATGGTCGATGCTGCGGGCGTGGTTACGACGGGAACTAAGCAACGCCACTCGCTCATGAACGCCGCGCGCCACAAACAAGTGAAGCAAGTCTTCCTGGCGGCCTGCGAGTTAGATTCCGCACATGTCCGCGCCTTTCTGGACGCGACTTGCGGTGCGGACGAAGAACTTCGGCGCGAAGTCGAGTCGTTGCTGGCCCACCACGGCGAAACCACGGTCCTGGGTCACATTCCAGCCACGCGAACCGACCCAAACGCAATCGATGATCGCGGAAATCACGACAGGCGCGGGCAATTCGATCGCACCGGCGGACGCTGGGAGCAGATTATCCCCGGCACGTTGATCGCCGACCGTTATCGCGTATCGCAGTTTATCGGCGCCGGCGGAATGGGAGTCGTCTATCGCGCAGACGATCTCTGGTTGGGTTCCCCGATCGCGATCAAGTTCCTGGTCTACGCGACCGCAGACGACGCAGCCCTGGAATTGTTAAGGACGGAAGTTCGGCTCGCGCGGCGCGTTTCTCATCCCTATGTCACGCGCGTGCATGATCTCGGCTCGGCGGCGGGCGGCGACTTGTTCCTGACCATGGAATTCGTCGATGGCGAGAGCCTGACCTCGCTGATCGAGCGTATTGGACTACTGCCGACAGCGAAACTGCAGGAAATCGCCTGGGAAATGCTGGCCGGCCTCCAGGCCATTCACACGGAGAACGTCCTGCATTGCGACTTGAAGCCGGACAATGTGTTAATTGACGGACGCGGACGCGTGCGAATTACCGACTTCGGCGTAGCGATAGCGAGCCGCGAACGGCAGGCACTTGAGAGACTTCGGGGCACGCCGGCGTTCATGGCGCCAGAAATCCTCGTCGGCCAACCAGCCACGCCGCAGAGCGATTTGTATGCGCTCGGCGTGACGCTTTTTTTCGCCGGCACGGGTGAAATGCCCCATCGTGATGCAGACGTCGAGCACGGCGACGATGCCTCGCGAACGGCGAACGGACAGCAACTGCAACGCGTTGTTCGAGAGGACACATTACGCGAGATGATCCAGAGTTGTCTGGCGGCAAACCCGGACGCGCGCCCGGCATCCGCCCTCGCGGCGCTGGAATTGCTCCGCGGCGCCGCACACCGGCGAGACGCTCAAATGCAGGACTCGATGTCCGCGGCAGAAGAAATCGCGGCGCTGCCTGTTCCGAACTTGCTTGATCGGAACAAGCGCAAGCTGGCGTTATTGGGATGCCTGGTCACGGCGTCGCTGACGCTTTTCTTGGCGGACCGCACGATGCTCTTGCCCCGAGCCGGATTGCCACTCGCGCCGAATCAACTGATTGCGCGGTCGCAAGCCGTCTTGGAGTCTTTGAGCGGTCAGCATGCGGCCCGCGACTATACGCACGGATTTGCCCTCGACCGCCAGGCGCTGGAATTCGGCTTGCGCGCCGCGCCGCCGACGGAGAATCCAGTCACGCTGCCGTTGGAACCGTTTGCGGTGTACTCGTGGTATCGCGACGGCGAGACCTTCGCGGAGGGGCCCGTGCCCTTTGGTGAGCCGGTGC from Planctomycetia bacterium includes the following:
- a CDS encoding serine/threonine-protein kinase; this translates as MNAARHKQVKQVFLAACELDSAHVRAFLDATCGADEELRREVESLLAHHGETTVLGHIPATRTDPNAIDDRGNHDRRGQFDRTGGRWEQIIPGTLIADRYRVSQFIGAGGMGVVYRADDLWLGSPIAIKFLVYATADDAALELLRTEVRLARRVSHPYVTRVHDLGSAAGGDLFLTMEFVDGESLTSLIERIGLLPTAKLQEIAWEMLAGLQAIHTENVLHCDLKPDNVLIDGRGRVRITDFGVAIASRERQALERLRGTPAFMAPEILVGQPATPQSDLYALGVTLFFAGTGEMPHRDADVEHGDDASRTANGQQLQRVVREDTLREMIQSCLAANPDARPASALAALELLRGAAHRRDAQMQDSMSAAEEIAALPVPNLLDRNKRKLALLGCLVTASLTLFLADRTMLLPRAGLPLAPNQLIARSQAVLESLSGQHAARDYTHGFALDRQALEFGLRAAPPTENPVTLPLEPFAVYSWYRDGETFAEGPVPFGEPVLARDRALRPDVVAIHLTSDGRLREYLAGSGGGDVVENRRDQPTNWRACFRWAGLDLDSLRSRKPSHRPPVYADELAQWDGHYGGAAALPIRIEAAATHGEPVFFRVVFPWEEDAHPHSITDFTPSSANWKLCLKFTLFTLAVVSGLLFAVWNVRAGRADVPGARRVALITAALVLSEWLFAERHVAEISEEMLAGYLWAAAALLQGMLVGIAYLAVEPALRRTQPRLLAGWTRVLQLRLRDGRVGDELLSGCLVGIACLLFLQLITVLAESLEVSGVRPIAPTAGLDTATELGELLGLRFFGGILVHSVLRGVTLIWAALVFMIVLARFVSKDYAAHVALGVAFALIMRVTYASDASLPWTSSIVVSVLLVTALFRLGVFAAIVGLSTLLLLTSAPLTLEGEHWFAVTGWCAIIVVLAISVLGYALSETSSSSTSAERRLNC
- a CDS encoding sigma-70 family RNA polymerase sigma factor, producing the protein MSRPTVNTFGPGAGRKLRVDPPLASQLLPLVYDELRHLARRYLRKEYAGPSLQPTALVHEAYLQLAEQHRVEWRSKTHFLAVGALAMRRILVDHARRRRAQKRGGQLLRIPLESSLCLAPGENPDVLAVDDALHRLAELDPRQAQIAELRVFGGLTLEETAEQLALSKRTIEREWSMLRAWLRRELSNATRS
- a CDS encoding sulfatase-like hydrolase/transferase, producing the protein MFFAARETFAQAEKPKIIHDAEYYILDAQHGEKWEVEDQELDKKLAELRQKFGQPPNIIHVMWDDTPVGEVGIPFIQKQRGWETPNINRLAAEGINFTRMYTEPSCTQSRAAFLTGRHAVRTGMTKVGFPYEYGGLPPSEVTLADVLSKAGYATAFYGKAHVGDIEASYLTKRGFDEALWMPYNQATSLFTPQGQAAGLAPAVLFPEMYPKDPYEMDLGWRPRGFVFALEGTKGGPVREFGRAPNNDDYLKLEGEFEKRTLAFIRKNAAANKPFFVAWWPALGSFLPSPKKLTTNGGTLAELLAPLDVRIGVLTSELKKLGIAENTLVVLMADNGPMTHNGPSGMIETIYRGGKGDFLEGGVRVPAMAWWPGVIAPGQTVGDIIHETDLFSTFAHLGGATSNIPTDRIIDGVDQTSLFLKGDGFSRRDYVFIYTGDILAATVKGRYKRVWVANKAGGLGAALFDLYTDPREMEGKLVPMLPAKAMFDQMMARHEMWMAKFPNTPETRDYPLQGLENPRPEIKALGEPRINGKDLPFNPFDVIKQLKGWEGSEFDQSE